Proteins co-encoded in one Crassostrea angulata isolate pt1a10 unplaced genomic scaffold, ASM2561291v2 HiC_scaffold_279, whole genome shotgun sequence genomic window:
- the LOC128170018 gene encoding uncharacterized protein LOC128170018, with translation MKEVNLIGSVSELHVHNPKGPSTAPESHVTEEELMSKPCESGNANELDVTPQECSFKIEDDDGTKDLASPVAAKKTKSSSGKREIQEFLEKHEMYSFKRLDERTKFLKIRSKIFNERKTRRLRTFKKLNEMKSMKKQT, from the exons ATGAAAGAAGTCAACTTGATAG GGTCAGTGTCGGAGTTACATGTGCACAATCCTAAAGGTCCAAGTACAGCACCTGAATCACATGTGACTGAAGAAGAATTGATGTCCAAACCCTGCGAGAGTGGAAATGCAAATGAATTGGATGTTACACCACAAG AGTGTTCCTTTAAGATCGAAGATGATGATGGAACTAAAGATCTTGCAAGCCCAGTTGCAGCCAAGAAGACTAAAAGCAGCTCAG GTAAAAGAGAAATCCAGGAGTTTTTGGAAAAACATGAAATGTATTCATTCAAAAGGCTTGATGAGAGGACCAAATTTTTGAAGATTAGATCTAAAATCTTCAACGAGAGAAAAACAAGAAGACTaaggacatttaaaaaattaaatgaaatgaaatcaatgaaaaagcAAACATGA